Below is a window of Poecilia reticulata strain Guanapo linkage group LG8, Guppy_female_1.0+MT, whole genome shotgun sequence DNA.
GCTAAGGCCCCAGCTGTCGGAGACCCcaattttgtcttctttttagcttatttgaatattttggtgATGGGGGAAATCGGCTCCCCCTCTGCCATTCTCCATTCTACCGACATCAACAGGTCATCCCAGGACACGCAGCAGCTGAGGGCGAGCCAGACGGAACCAGTGCGGCACGGAGCAGAGGGGGGGTCGGTGGGAGCACAACAAGGCACAATTCTTCGAAACCGGCTATCGCAAGGGGCTGCcgggccaaaaaaaaaaaaaaaaaaaaagacagacattgAGAGACTGCTTGCTTTCTTGCAAGTTTATTGAGACCTACGGAATAAATCtgttaaacatcattaaaaccCAGATCTGAGAAAAGATGGGGACGAAAGTTTAAGCTGCGCCAACCTGGATCCATTTCGCTCGCATGGTTAACCCAAAAACTTTAATCGTCCCGCATCTGCTAGACCGATTTGATCCCCACTTCCGCCGCCGCCGGATCATCATCAGACCCCCCCCGACAAGACGCCCccacggcaaaaaaaaaaaaaaaaaaagcaagacacTCACCCCCTCACTGGGAAGCTGATGCAGAGCGTTGGTCTAAAGGAGGAGACGCAGCGCTCTCTCCCCCCGTTTTTCCTCGATCCGGCCGGCCATTCAGTGCGAACGGAACGGCGATAGCAGAGCCATCGAGGGCGGTACAGTATCCCGGGGGATTGCGGAACACAGAGCCACTGATCGcacagagcagaggaggaggaagacaagCATGACGCGCTCGTCACTCACTCAATCGCATGATCGTTTCGAGCGCAGCCTCATTTTGGGGGGAGACCTATCCCTGAACGGCGGAGACCGTTTGCGCATTGGCACAGCAGCGGGGCTGCATCGAGAAAGACTAGTCTCTCAGTTTCCCTGCTGCTCCCCGCCTGTCAGTGGAGAAACCCGGGGAAAAGTAGGCCGACTGGCTGAACTCATTTCAGCTCGATTAAATTCTGGGCACGCATTTGAATTAGTATCAAACcttctgaaaaaggaaaaatgctgGGCAAGAAACCTCTAAAGCCATATTGTTGTATTTTCTTATATATGCATATATCGTGACCTTAATGTGTGGATCTGTCTTATATGGTTATTTATTGTGATAGGTTTTATTCCATGCTGCATCACAGTGGCGGTTCTTGCATTAACAGCACCCTGGGCaagccccttttttttttgccacccCCAAGTTGTACTACACAACTGTTTGTGAAGACTGGATTTCTCCagctagaaaaagaaaagaaaaagaaaagtcatgGTAATCTGTGATTCACTCTAAGGTTGTTGTCACACccgatagtctggtagactcttTGATTGTGGATGAAAATTGTAGCATTCGTTACATTTTCTGCTGGTGCAGTTCGCTGTCACACTCtattgtgtcaaacaaaccaaaccctttgaaaaattTGTTCCCACCCCTTGCCTGTGGTGACGCTccaccaaaaaccactgaaggaagctacacgaaaacctctgaagaagatacTGAGCATATCTcctttcttcatgaaatgtaaaaataaaaaaggagtggtgtcagattttagcggctgTAGGATTTCTCCTTTGTCCTTGACAAAaaaccacgagccatttctcacTCTTGCACTTGattagcacatttgtttttggttgtatttcACTTCCTGGTCTCCTTTCCACTTGGAATTCACATATTCATTCAAACcgtgccagagttcacttcattTGAAACAAGATTTAGGTGTTTAACTGGACCAGAGTGTGCTTTCTGGTCTGcaccagagtttgattgcacattcacaccaccccaaacaaaccagactgtTTAGGCAAAACAAACTAGTGTTCAAATAAACCAGACTAAACAGGGTGTGAGCAATGCATCCTACATGGACTTAGTGGTACTGACATAACttgatgttctttttcttaGATGCAAGCAGGAGGTCCCTGCTTAACATACCAGGCTCCAACTCTCCATTGACTTCTCATGCATAAAAAGCAATRTGAAACTTGTTGTGGGTACAAATCACAGATAAATAAGTCACTTTTAAGGACAGTACTTAACTTGATCTTACTTAAAGAACAGAACTTCTTTCATGGATGtgcaatgacttttttttagctgaaaagaaactaaattgaAGTTATTATCTGTACATAAGAGTCACTGCACAGCTTCAGCTATTACAGCTAGAAAATGTAGTAGTGAgggactcagacctgaaccttaAGAGAGAcataaagacaatattaaactCCACCTTTCATCACCTGAAGAATGTTTTCATGATCTTGAGAAACTCATACATTCATCTTCAGTCAAATTGATTtttgcaacagtgtcttcacaggtctgccaaAAAAAGTCACACRTATGCAGCTGCTTACGCTCTCACTAAAACTCGaaagatagagcacatcaccctgGTTCGAAAGTCCTTCCTTTGActtcctgtagctcagagaatagactttgaaatacttttgttagtttacaccttaacaccaaaataaatacattacagCTTTGTTGCTGTTGTATCAAACGTCCACACCACTTAGGTTTCCTAGTTCAAGTCTACTCTGGACCCTTGGATTTAAAATCatacatggagaagcagcattcctCTATGCATAGTTAgaattttttcaacattttgtcccATCATAACCTCACGTTTTGGtatattatgttaaaattttgtGTGATAGAGAAACATTAAGTAGTGAAAAATTGTGCAGTGGCTGCAAAATGATAGCATTCAAAATGTTCTGTGAACCGTCTGGCAGCATCCGACTGGTTCTCCAAGGACAAACGAGAAATGTACTGCCTTCCTTTTGTATGCTGACTAATAATTTCAATTAGGATTtgctattttaaatgttgaatttctttGCTATTTCAAATTCCATCTCACTTAAGAGGAACCGTTTCCGTTGCTTAAATTTGAATGCAGAAAAATGGCAACACAGAAACTAGGTTGTGTGATTCATGTGGAATTGGATTTAACACAGAAGGAAAGCCTTTCTGACAAGCCTCTGTAAGATATATATCCATAAACTTTTCATCTCAAAGAGACTTTGATTGGTTCTTTGAAGCATATGTTTATCACTGGAACTGAACTGCTCCTTAATTGATGCAATTTTCCAGCAAGTGTTTCAAATTTGGCCRTTCTTTTCAGTTGAAGAGCTCAAAACAGATTTCCATGTATGCATGTAAATGACCTCCTCCCTAGTCTTTGTGCAACWCTTGCAGCGGGTGAGCCTATTGATTTACTAGAGCCCAGTGAACACAGGGTGCTTCTAGACTGATGTTTCCACCAGGTGTCTCCACACAGGATCTGGGCTGGTTGTGAGTGGCTGTGAATGAAACGAAGATGCAGCTGTGGAAGCTCATCTGCTAGAGGAAGGTTGGGCCCAAGCCATTTGGAGCTCAAATCTAAACTTGGAGCACAAGCAGCAGCCTAAAATATGCACACTGCGATTTAGATCACCCAGCATGTGCCAAAGGTGCCACAATTTRTATATCAAAAAGTTTCAACGTTGATATGTATAAATGCGAAAGTTGTGATCAAACCGAAGCTGCRTGCATCAAATACATCAGATCTTTATCTCCTTTTAttctttaatgaaataaaaaaaaaaaactcgctttttcatgaattaaaaatcaaattccCTGAGTGGGACGAGCACTGCTGAAGAAATGGTGATTGGTCTGCAGCTCAGTAGCGGCTGTGCAGGTTAACCAAGACACAACAGCGGTTTAAATTCATGTGCTAAGAAtctaaatttattatttttcaggaaCAAAATTCATTTTAGGAAACACATTTGTGATGTATGCTTTTACTATAAAttgaatgtaaaattttattacattcacAAACTTAATTACTTCAGTGATAAACTGAGAACTTTAAAatacagtggggaaaaaaagtaggtatttttcttatatttgcTTATGAATYgctgcatttgttttaatgtgcaattacatttctttaccggaaaataaacaattttgcaTTGCTTGCCCATAACAGGAGTTAATGaattagatgtttttctctttaggCCTTAAAGAAGATGACATGATTATGCTCCTAATATTGATAAGGCAATAGGACTCCTACAAGTTTTGTTATTGATTTTAAGACAGAAGGAATTCTGGTGGAACTGATGGCTTGTTTGTTGCAGTGATTGGGTTTTATAGTTATTAATCAAAGCAACTCTGTCTATTGGTTTTCAACTTAGAGAAAGACTGTGGTTAAATGTAAAGAAGTcggatattttttaaaaaactttcttttcacaattttttttctccctgcgCCCAATTATTCATAAGTAATCGTTGACTTTCTCACTCTGCTCCCATAAAGCTGCAATAAATGTTACAACCACTAGGTGACACTGTTACAATTAAGTTTAAGTACAGGTCCTTAGATGAACTGTCAGACCAAGTGACGTTTAGTAAACAGCTTCTTTTGAAGCAGGGCAAATTATGCCATTACAAATTAAACACCATTAAGAACATTTAGactattttcttacttttctttgaAGGCAATTTTATCTGCTGTACTATTTCATTTGAGTTTCCACCCTAGGCTTGATCAAAGTAAGCTTAAATATAACAATGATGACGTTAATTTGTTTAATCATGAATGCACTGTGGTAAAACGGACATGCATTTAATCGTTTTTGCTCATCTGTAGTTCAGATTATGGCATCATCTGACGTTAACAAGGATGTGTGAGAAATCTGaacatgtcaaaaatgtttttgtttttttttttccccccaaggtGCTACTTGACTTTCAGGTAACATTCACCCTACATGTTTGACTGTTGTATCCGTGAAAAGATGTTTGTCTGCAgcttaaactttgttttcatgaaaGTACAAAGGGATCGAGCCTCGTCTGATACTTAGGAAGAAATGGAGATGAGATAAATAATGCAATTACGGGGAAATGCTTCCATGATTCTTTTCTGTTGGCCCCTTGACACAAGACTGGCAGCAGCACACTGCGACTCCCTCCCAGCAACAGCGTCACAGATATGGGCCGTCTGCCACGGGGTCCACAGCCAATCGAGGACACAAACTCTGCCAGATCGCTACAGCAGCCAATAGTAAACCTTTGTGTTCCTGGTGTAATCCCTCCGAGAAATAGATTCCAATGAACCCACAAGGTGCACAAAAGGCAAACACAAGCCTAAAGTGGAAACTCAAATGAAATATGCACACAGTCCAACTTGTGCATCTGTAAATTAAAGTAAGACACACGTTTTAGTTTTGATAAAGTCacaattgttatttttgcttcCACGTAACGATgcgcaaaaaataaatcttggaTTTAAAATTGCATAATCTCTGTGTTGGAAGTTGAAACGAACAAAGCTGAATGTGGAGCTTTGTCTCCACCTTGTGGACAATTTGTTCAGGTACAGAAAACGTTGATAGAATATCGCACACGGTAGtatcattaattttatttatctgtaaagCATTTACATCTCACACCAAATACATAAGAGAAACACGATAATTCTCCAAAAATATTTGCTATAAACTAGAACAAagaacacaaaaggaaaaaaatagcaaaacaaaatataatgaGCCACTCTATGCACACCAAAMAGAAAAAAAGTMAAATGTCTTCTGATTGTCACTATTTTGTCTGAAagtagaagaaaagaaaatgtgtcaMCATGACAgtgattaacattttaattcaaaattgtACTCAGTGAAATACCTGCAGCAACACTATAGCTGATTCTTACCTTAATGATGAGGACAACAAGAGAAAAGATGATGGTGAAGAGGAAAAAGCAGAGGAAAGTTAATGCCATAGTCCAGGTTTCCTTCATTGTATCTTGACTGACATCAGTGTCTTTGATAGCATCAAAGAAGTTACAGTTCTCCAGTGTGTCTGTAGAAAATGTAGAGTTTCACTGGTTATAAGCTTATGATGactttagtgaaaaaaaaagttaattaaaaataaatctgactcaCAGCGTTAAACACTAACTCTTTAACACTCAAKAATAATGTAGTTCACATACCTGTTTCGGATATGTTTACTGAGACGGTGGCGCCTTCATGTGTCACCCGACAGGTGATAACCACGCCAGGTAAGGTGTCAATTGGTGCAAGGCGAAGGCGGCTAAGAATGTTAAATTTCCTATCTGGGCCTATGTAGGGCTCRGTTATGTTGTAGTCCGACAGCTCTGTGGTTTCACTGCGGAACCAAGTGATATTGATGGATTTTGGGTTGAAGCCCGAGACCAGACACATGAGCTCGTTCTCTCCCTGGAGCAAGACGGCTGAGGGTTTGGTGTACCTCACAGTGGCTGAGGAAATAAGTTATTTGTTTAGAGTGTACTGTAGAAGAAAATAAGATTTCTGAAAACTGATCGTTAGCTTACCAAACACGTCACTTATACTGGTTTCAAATGGAGTCTCAGAGGATTCATGTCTGACGACACAAGAGTAAGTYGAGTTATTGTTCTCAGCCTTAGTTACATTTAGTctgctcctcattgaaaaataGCGTGCTCCCGGATCTTTCCAAGAAGGACTGTTAATATAGTGAGATGCTGGGAGTTGTTGGCCATTTTCTCTCCACTGAACAATGATGTCAGAtggaaaaaatgctgaaactaAGCAAGTAAGCGTGACGCTGTCAGATGTATACAGCTCATCAAAAGTTGGTTCCACTATCCTCAGAACTGGCTGATACAGATCTGGAAACAYCAACACAAAACAGAAGGAAGGAAATGTTAAATTGCATTTAAGATAACATTTGTAAATAGTCCTCAGAGTGCTTGCAATACCTGTACTTTTGCTGATATAGTCTATATAGTTTTTGTTGGAACACAGATGTTTTCCCTCACAAGACACTTGCTTATTTGAGTGCCAGTCCTCTGCTGACACATAGAGGGAGCTGAGTAAAGTTTCCGTTCCGTTGYTGTGACTCACAGGTTTTTCCATATTRMTTGGGGAAGCTTGGTGATCTCCTACTTTCCAGATTATGGAGAAATCACAAAGACTAGTCCCAACAAAAAGACATGTAACAGTCACCCGTCCTCTCTTTTGGAGTTCCTCTAGTTTAGGTCTCTGAATATAGACGGCAACCATATGAGAAGATTTTGGYGTAACTAAGGGAGAAAATAAATCCTTGATAAAGCAGGTGATCCatatttaaaaccagaaaactaCAYGGACagatttaattagaattttacCTGAACAGACACTGATAtcctttttgacatttttctttagagAACTGTCAGACACTTCACATGTAAATACCACTCCTCTTTTCCACTCTGCATGTCCAACTTGCAGTTGACTCATCACAGCAACAAGACCGTTGTTATTCATACTGATGTCTGGATTTGGTGGGTTTATTTCCTTTGACCCGTTAAACCATTTGATTTGTGGGTTGAAGCCSCGTCCGGAACACACTAGTGTTTGTTGCTCAAATCCTTTACTGGGAGCAAGATGAACTTCCACTGAGGGTTCCACTAAAGTATTTTTAGAAAGGaaatttaaacagattaaaaaattgCCACTAGGTAGCAATGAGTTTTTCAAGAAGATATAAACAACTCTCACCAAAAATTCTGCTGATCAAATTTGACTTGAAGGGACTGCTGGAGTAGCCTTGGGTCACTGTGCAAGAGACATTTGTGTCACTTTTCCAGGACTCTGYAGGAACAGAGAAACTTCTACTGACTGAATGAGGGCCGGATCCTTCAGGAAGATCaatataatatttttgcaaagcatcAGCTCCGTTCACTTGAAATGTGACAGAGGTGCGCTGTGAGGAGAGCTGTGAGACGTCACACTGGAAKACGGCACTTTGTCCCTTCTSCCGCTCTGAGAGGGATCTTCTGATCTCCACCTGTGGAYGTCCAACTGGAGGCCCTGGATCATAACAGGTAAAGGCAAAATAATATGTCATACGTGTGTTTCTCAAACGTTCTGTGAAGTGCAATATTTACTAWGTAGAGCTGCTTCACCTGCTACATTTACTGCCTTTTCAGTGGGTGAAAAACAGCTATGTTCTACTTTACACGCTACGGTCTTCAGCTGCTTCCACTCTCCTGAAGGAACTGTCACATCAACAGCTAAATGAGTCAGGTTTCGAAGTTGAGTCGTTGCATATTTGTTCTGAATTTTTCCATCTATCAGCCAGGTGACTGTGGGATCTAAAGCAGTGTGAACCAAGCATGTTGCTTTCACAGGTGCTGTCGTCACAGTCTGTGGAATGTCCAGCTCAATGTTTGGAGGTGGGCTTGAACAAGCTGAAAGggagaaacacaagaaaaaataattatgactAAGAATAATCATCAACAAGGACAGAGTCATGGTGATGGATTAGGCATTATGTCATGGTTAGGSCACTCTGTTCAGATGCAATTTTCCAAGAGGCAAAAGAAATGAATAGGACTTCATTCATCAACAAYGGCATTATCTTATTCAGGAATAACACAACKTTTTGTTCTTGGGGGGACAAAGAGTAGCTTTTTGATCAGTTGAGAGGTAAAACTTCACACCCCATATAGAACTACAGAACTGYAACACATGACCAACTTTTTACTACCACTTAYTTCTAATACAATRACTTATTTCATCAAGAGAAGTGAGGATATGCCATGGGATYTCTAGTTTTAACTACTGAGGCAAACATAMACACAGAGGTGGAGAAAATGGGGTTTCATGGTGGAAAGGTTGTTGAATATTGTTGCCTTGCAGGATAACTGGACTTTAAACATAGGATTTGTATATTCTTCCCAAGGATTCATGGGCTCTCCCTGGATATTCTGACTTGAGTGTGTGCATGAATAGAAATTAATCCTGCCTGCCGTTATGTTGCTCTGTAACGGATCTGTTCAGAGTGAGTTACATTTCTTGCCCAATAGACCGATTGAAAGCAAAAGAACAGGAGATAAATGGCCAACTCCTCAGTGAACTACAGAGGAGTAGTTAGTATATAACAGAATTGGACTACATGTACATCCAGATTACCTGAGCAGACACTGATTTCCTTTCTGACAACTTCATTCAGAGATTTGTCAGATATTTCACATGTGAAGACCTTTCCTGATTTCCACTGTGTCTGATCAACTTTCAGTTGACTTGTCACGGCAACGCGTCCATTTGCATCCATGCTGGTGTCATGATTTGATGTGGATATTTGGTYCAAGSCATTAAGCCATTTAATACGTGGGTTGAAGCCCCATCCAGAACACAAGAGCGTTTGTTGATCTGATGCTCCTCTTTGGGACAACAGGAATTCCACAGAGGGCTTCACTAAAAYATTGTTGACAGAAATACACAGATTTTTAACGTCCTTAGAAAATATACACATGTAATTGAGTAAAAGCTCTTATTAGAAAGCAATGCAATAAACTGGAAACAACTCTCACCAAAAATTCCGCTCATCAAATTTGACTTGAAGGAACTGCTGGAGTAGCCTTGGGTCACTGTGCACGAGACATTTGTGTCACTTTTCCARGACTCTGTAGGAACAGAGAAACTTCTACTGACTGAATGAGGGCCGGATCCTTCAGGAAGATCGATATAATGCTTTTSCAAAGCATCAGCTCCGTTCACTTGRAATGTGACATAGAGGTCCTGTGAGGAGAGCTGTGAGACGTCACACTGGAAGACGGCACTTTGTCCCTTCTGCAGCTTTGAGAAGGATCTTCTGATCTCCACCTGTGGACGTCCAACTGGAGGCYCTGGATCATAATAGGTAAAAAAWWAAARKWWKGKKRWWWWMMRKKKYMMCSRAAMMWYYKRWWWYCMMYYYTKKTTTKGKKSWMYKGKTTKRARSSKTTWWWAAAAAacgtaaaacagaaaaatgttacagCACATTTTAGAGATTGTGTCACGTTTTATAACTTTGAAGACAGTTCTTTAGTATTCGTATTATCGTGCCATTTTACCTGGAATATTAACGGTCTTCGTAGCTGAGAAGCAAAGATGTTCAGCTTTACACTGAATTGTTTTYGTTTTTGCCCACTTCGCCGATGGAACYTTCAGTGTAGTGCTTACAAACGTGTCATTTCTTGTTAGGCTTGTTTGCTGCACTGGAACCCCGTCCATTTCCCAGGTCAGATTGGCATTAAGCACAGTGGAAATGGAACACTTTGCTTCCACTTCAGACTCTGTCGTCACTTTCATGAAGTTTGGGATCTCCATATAAATGGGAGGCGTGTTTTTTCCATAGActgcaaaaacagcaacaaaaaaaaaacaaaaaaaaaacacttcaatatATAAAGACTAATTTTATCCAATTTACTATTTGGTTTGTGACAATGCCTGTAGAGACTTACTCTGACARatgtttattgtttctgttgaatttttgtctttgtgaatAGACTTGCACTTAAATGTTGATCCTTTCATCCATTCTTCCTTGTCTGGAATAATCTCAGTGGTTTGAGTGTAGGTTCTGTTCTCCTCATTTGCGCTTATAAAATTTCTSACATCTTGCTTGCTTGTTAGAAGCTGGTTCCCCTTGTACCACTCCACAGTTAGGTCCTTGGGAAAGTAGTCGCTCAAAGCGCAGACAAGTCTGACATTAGAAATATTGAGTTCTCCGTCCCAAACAGGGTACAAGGTGATGTTTGGGGGATTACTCCGGACAGCTGTGGAAGAGAGGAGATTGCATGACATTACAAAGGAAAGCAGGGGTTCTATAAAGATGAAATCTGATTAAAGTTAACCCATACATACCTTCATGCTGTGGTCTTTAACTAACAACCAACTTTAACTAATAACCAACTTTGAATTTCAGGtgcagtttgcttttatttacacTAGAGGGCAGAGTTTTATATTCCacattgtacaaaaaaattagcaaaaaatagttttaaaagtcTGTTGAACAGATGTTGAGCTTGACAGAGCAGAGCGACCAGGGCGTGCAACGAGCGGAAGGCTTGTGTAACACCCAGGTCCAAAACGGGGAccgaaaagcagaagtgaaacAGAGCAGAGAGCAACAGAGCAGCACAGACAGCAGGTGTGAGGTGCAGTTATGCCAGTAAGAGAAACAGAGAACACATCTAAATATCTCAGGTTGCTTTACATAAGACATCACACAGACAATCTCTCATGACTTTGCCAAAGATTTTAGTTTGCAAGTCCAGTAATAACAGACCGAAAAAAGTAACCATGCAGCGAAAAGTGCTAATTTACATGCAGAGTTGAACATGGGTCATTGGTTCCAGGTGCTGGTGGTGTGATGAGAACAACAACGTCAGGCAAAAAATACACAACTGAGAACAgtgttaaaatattgtaaagaaataaaaagagtaaaGCAGTTATCCTCTTTCAAAACTGTATCActccaaaaatgatttgaaGCTTTTAGATT
It encodes the following:
- the LOC103468629 gene encoding uncharacterized protein LOC103468629, producing MSCNLLSSTAVRSNPPNITLYPVWDGELNISNVRLVCALSDYFPKDLTVEWYKGNQLLTSKQDVRNFISANEENRTYTQTTEIIPDKEEWMKGSTFKCKSIHKDKNSTETINICQIYGKNTPPIYMEIPNFMKVTTESEVEAKCSISTVLNANLTWEMDGVPVQQTSLTRNDTFVSTTLKVPSAKWAKTKTIQCKAEHLCFSATKTVNIPXPPVGRPQVEIRRSFSKLQKGQSAVFQCDVSQLSSQDLYVTFQVNGADALZKHYIDLPEGSGPHSVSRSFSVPTESWKSDTNVSCTVTQGYSSSSFKSNLMSGIFVKPSVEFLLSQRGASDQQTLLCSGWGFNPRIKWLNXLBQISTSNHDTSMDANGRVAVTSQLKVDQTQWKSGKVFTCEISDKSLNEVVRKEISVCSACSSPPPNIELDIPQTVTTAPVKATCLVHTALDPTVTWLIDGKIQNKYATTQLRNLTHLAVDVTVPSGEWKQLKTVACKVEHSCFSPTEKAVNVAGPPVGXPQVEIRRSLSERZKGQSAVFQCDVSQLSSQRTSVTFQVNGADALQKYYIDLPEGSGPHSVSRSFSVPXESWKSDTNVSCTVTQGYSSSPFKSNLISRIFVEPSVEVHLAPSKGFEQQTLVCSGRGFNPQIKWFNGSKEINPPNPDISMNNNGLVAVMSQLQVGHAEWKRGVVFTCEVSDSSLKKNVKKDISVCSVTPKSSHMVAVYIQRPKLEELQKRGRVTVTCLFVGTSLCDFSIIWKVGDHQASPXNMEKPVSHXNGTETLLSSLYVSAEDWHSNKQVSCEGKHLCSNKNYIDYISKSTDLYQPVLRIVEPTFDELYTSDSVTLTCLVSAFFPSDIIVQWRENGQQLPASHYINSPSWKDPGARYFSMRSRLNVTKAENNNSTYSCVVRHESSETPFETSISDVFATVRYTKPSAVLLQGENELMCLVSGFNPKSINITWFRSETTELSDYNITEPYIGPDRKFNILSRLRLAPIDTLPGVVITCRVTHEGATVSVNISETDTLENCNFFDAIKDTDVSQDTMKETWTMALTFLCFFLFTIIFSLVVLIIKTK